In a single window of the Emys orbicularis isolate rEmyOrb1 chromosome 11, rEmyOrb1.hap1, whole genome shotgun sequence genome:
- the GCG gene encoding pro-glucagon: MKMKSIYFVAGLLLMIIQGSWQNPLQDTEEKSRSFKASQTEPLDESRQLNEVKRHSQGTFTSDYSKYLDTRRAQDFVQWLMSTKRSGQPALDERENEKFLDQLSSNGLSRRHAEFERHAEGTYTSDITSYLEGQAAKEFIAWLVNGRGRRDFSEEANAVEELDRRHADGTFTSDINKILDEMATKEFLKWLINTKVTQRDLLGEYQ; encoded by the exons ATGAAAATGAAAAGCATTTATTTTGTGGCTGGATTGCTTTTAATGATCATTCAAGGCAGCTGGCAAAATCCTCTTCAAGACACAGAAGAGAAATCCAG ATCATTCAAAGCTTCCCAGACTGAACCATTAGATGAATCTAGACAGCTGAATGAAGTAAAACGTCATTCACAAGGCACATTCACCAGTGATTACAGCAAGTACTTGGACACTAGACGAGCTCAGGATTTTGTGCAATGGTTAATGAGCACTAAAAGAAGCGG ACAACCGGCActggatgagagagagaatgaaaaattCCTGGACCAGCTCTCAAG CAATGGACTCTCGAGGCGTCATGCTGAATTTGAGAGGCACGCCGAGGGCACCTACACCAGTGACATCACCTCTTATTTGGAAGGTCAAGCTGCCAAAGAGTTCATTGCTTGGTTAGTGAATGGACGAGGAAGAAGAGA TTTCTCAGAAGAAGCTAATGCAGTTGAAGAACTGGACAGAAGACATGCAGATGGCACTTTTACCAGTGATATCAACAAAATCCTCGATGAAATGGCTACCAAAGAGTTCTTAAAATGGCTGATTAACACAAAAGTTACCCAGAG GGACCTTTTGGGGGAATACCAGtaa